A section of the Pediococcus inopinatus genome encodes:
- a CDS encoding C69 family dipeptidase, whose translation MMEKACTTVLVGKNASIDGSTMIARNDDTFLPVAPHRFYMHPAEKDVNETITSSQNGFTAKLPSNGYRHSAVPNINPTKDGIYDESGFNEKNVAMSATESVYGSSKTLAYDPFVVDGLAEDSMPTMVLPYIDSAKEGVAYLGKLIAKYGSPEGNGVIFSDKNDVWYMEIVTGHQWVAQRIPDDAYAVAANQVAIQQIDFNDSDNFMWSENIQDFVETNHLNPDKTGWNFRHIFGTSNEKDRHYNTPRVWFGQHYLNPEIEQDPQSPELPFICHTEHKISVEDVGYILSSHYNETPYDPFGHAADKDRLKFRPISMNRTQNSHVLQIRNNVPEELSAIFWLNFGVPAFCPYVPFYNNATDTDPSYSNTSETMNLDDAYWMYRALSSVVEGHYSKFIQEDTDYITASQEQLRGLVAEIDKKAADYSGDQLTEFLTNANHETVAAMKKRTMSLFYHLLTEGLTLSKLTFNMDKNL comes from the coding sequence TTGATGGAAAAAGCTTGTACAACTGTTTTAGTCGGTAAAAATGCTTCTATTGACGGGTCAACAATGATTGCCCGTAATGATGATACATTCTTGCCAGTCGCACCTCATCGTTTCTATATGCATCCCGCAGAAAAAGATGTTAACGAAACTATTACGTCATCACAAAATGGTTTCACTGCCAAGTTGCCAAGTAACGGCTACCGACACAGTGCCGTTCCTAATATCAATCCTACTAAAGATGGGATCTATGACGAAAGTGGCTTCAACGAAAAAAATGTCGCTATGAGTGCAACCGAAAGTGTTTACGGTAGCTCTAAAACATTAGCTTACGATCCTTTCGTTGTTGATGGTTTGGCTGAAGACAGCATGCCAACCATGGTTTTGCCATATATTGACTCTGCCAAAGAAGGAGTCGCATATTTAGGTAAACTAATTGCTAAATATGGTTCGCCTGAAGGTAATGGTGTAATTTTTAGTGATAAAAATGATGTTTGGTACATGGAAATTGTCACTGGCCATCAATGGGTTGCTCAACGCATTCCAGATGATGCTTACGCTGTTGCAGCTAACCAAGTTGCTATTCAACAAATTGATTTCAACGACTCTGACAACTTTATGTGGTCAGAAAATATTCAAGACTTCGTTGAAACAAATCATTTGAATCCTGACAAAACTGGCTGGAACTTCCGTCATATTTTTGGTACTTCAAATGAAAAAGACCGTCACTACAACACACCACGAGTTTGGTTTGGTCAACATTACTTGAATCCAGAAATTGAGCAGGATCCTCAATCTCCTGAATTACCTTTTATCTGCCATACAGAGCATAAGATTTCTGTTGAAGATGTGGGTTACATTTTGAGCTCACATTACAACGAAACACCTTACGATCCATTTGGTCACGCTGCTGACAAAGATCGTTTGAAGTTCCGTCCAATTTCAATGAACCGGACTCAAAACTCGCATGTTTTGCAAATTCGCAACAATGTGCCTGAAGAACTTTCTGCCATCTTCTGGTTAAACTTCGGTGTCCCAGCATTCTGCCCTTACGTGCCATTCTACAACAACGCAACGGACACGGACCCAAGTTACAGCAACACTTCGGAAACCATGAATTTGGACGATGCTTACTGGATGTATCGTGCCCTTTCTTCAGTTGTCGAAGGCCATTACAGCAAGTTCATCCAAGAAGATACTGACTACATCACCGCTTCTCAAGAACAATTACGTGGCTTAGTCGCTGAAATCGACAAGAAAGCCGCTGATTATTCTGGTGACCAACTCACTGAATTCTTGACAAATGCTAACCACGAAACAGTTGCCGCAATGAAGAAACGCACAATGTCCTTGTTCTACCACTTGTTAACTGAAGGTTTAACCCTTTCTAAATTAACATTTAATATGGACAAGAATCTTTAA
- a CDS encoding ABC transporter ATP-binding protein translates to MTEMGKSIKFFYHYMKRYKLGFTVTILAIIASTYFQVTAPVYMGKAITELANYVIGLTHGVSDKGSFMQSIWLLLLFYVLTTVGMFISNIVVTYISGNSTNRMRRGLFGKLQKMTIKFFDSHQDGDILSRFTSDLDNISNALNQALGEIMINVAMMIGIIIMMFHENVSLAWVTIASTPVAVIIAVILIAKTRKYVDMQQDEVGKLNGYINEQISGQKIVISNGLQDEAVKGFLPHNEKVRKATFKGQVYSGMLFPVMNGLSLVNTAIVIFFGGWMALNGDMARTTALGLVVVFVQYSQQFYQPISQISSLYSMFQVAITGARRLNETFEEPDEINPKNGKQLTDLQQGVELKHVHFGYNEGKEILHDVSMNVEKGHMVALVGPTGSGKTTIMNLLNRFYDVNAGSVTFDGTDVRDIELKSLRDHVGIVLQESVIFSGSIRDNISFGKPDATDEEIYEAAKQADIHEFILNLDKGYDTQVSDENSVFSTGQKQLVSIARTILTNPTLLILDEATSNVDTVTEAKIQKAMDNVIQGRTSFVIAHRLKTILNANKIVVLKDGKVIEQGSHDQLLEEKGFYSELYHNQFVFE, encoded by the coding sequence ATGACTGAAATGGGTAAATCAATCAAGTTCTTTTATCATTACATGAAACGCTATAAGCTTGGATTTACGGTCACAATTTTGGCGATTATTGCCTCTACCTATTTTCAAGTGACTGCACCTGTCTATATGGGAAAAGCCATTACAGAACTGGCAAACTATGTGATTGGGTTAACGCATGGCGTGAGTGATAAAGGTTCTTTTATGCAGTCGATTTGGTTGTTATTACTATTTTATGTTTTAACAACGGTCGGAATGTTTATTTCTAACATTGTGGTCACATATATCTCGGGAAATTCAACGAATCGGATGCGACGTGGGTTATTTGGTAAATTGCAAAAAATGACCATTAAATTTTTCGATTCTCATCAAGATGGTGATATTTTAAGCCGGTTTACCAGTGACTTAGATAATATTTCCAATGCCTTAAATCAGGCATTAGGGGAAATCATGATAAATGTCGCCATGATGATTGGGATTATTATCATGATGTTCCATGAAAATGTTTCTTTAGCGTGGGTGACGATTGCTTCTACTCCCGTGGCTGTCATTATCGCAGTGATTCTAATTGCGAAAACGCGAAAATATGTAGATATGCAGCAAGACGAAGTTGGAAAACTGAATGGGTATATTAACGAACAAATTAGTGGTCAGAAAATTGTGATTAGTAATGGCTTACAAGACGAAGCTGTTAAAGGGTTTCTTCCGCACAACGAAAAAGTTCGTAAGGCGACGTTTAAAGGCCAAGTCTATTCAGGGATGCTTTTTCCAGTGATGAATGGATTATCGCTGGTAAATACAGCAATTGTGATCTTCTTTGGGGGCTGGATGGCGCTAAACGGCGATATGGCGCGTACAACAGCGCTAGGATTAGTGGTTGTTTTCGTGCAGTATTCACAACAATTTTATCAACCGATTTCTCAAATTTCTTCACTTTACAGTATGTTTCAAGTGGCCATTACTGGGGCAAGACGACTCAACGAAACCTTTGAAGAACCTGACGAGATTAATCCTAAAAACGGCAAACAACTTACCGATTTACAGCAAGGCGTGGAACTAAAGCATGTCCATTTTGGTTACAATGAAGGTAAAGAAATTTTGCATGATGTGTCAATGAACGTTGAAAAGGGGCACATGGTTGCGCTAGTCGGACCAACTGGATCTGGCAAAACAACGATCATGAATCTGTTGAATCGTTTTTACGACGTTAATGCGGGGTCTGTAACGTTTGATGGAACAGATGTCCGGGATATTGAATTAAAGAGTTTACGAGATCATGTGGGAATTGTGCTACAAGAAAGTGTGATTTTTTCGGGATCCATTCGGGATAATATTAGTTTTGGAAAACCTGATGCTACCGACGAAGAAATTTATGAAGCCGCTAAACAAGCTGATATTCACGAATTCATTCTGAATTTAGATAAAGGATATGATACCCAGGTTTCGGATGAAAATTCTGTTTTCTCTACTGGTCAAAAGCAGCTGGTAAGCATTGCCAGAACAATTCTGACCAATCCAACGCTACTAATTCTTGATGAGGCTACTTCAAATGTTGATACCGTAACCGAAGCTAAAATTCAAAAAGCGATGGACAATGTTATTCAAGGCAGAACCAGTTTTGTAATTGCACACCGTTTAAAAACAATTCTAAATGCTAATAAAATTGTGGTTTTAAAAGACGGAAAAGTTATTGAGCAAGGAAGCCATGATCAGTTGCTGGAAGAAAAAGGGTTTTACTCGGAACTTTATCACAATCAGTTCGTGTTTGAATAG
- a CDS encoding ArgE/DapE family deacylase: protein MTDNEKTSILQNLIQIPSVNDHEEKVADYIISLFEPYSDKVQIKKVPFAAGRTNLVITMGNPAGKHLGFSGHMDVVDPGNLDHWEHDPFSGDVDAGKLFGRGASDMKSGLAAAIIIMLDLLESGTSIEGQIKLLATVGEETGEYGAHVLTQQGYADDLDGLIITEPHMDGIITSCKGVIDYQVTSIGKPAHSSRPDMGVNAIDNLMQFYLAVQNLMGQHNEVNPTLGKMTHSIDIIEGGKQVNSVPDYAMLKGNIRSIPEYSNDQIFADLQQIIDELNANDPKMDLSIKFIYPEVPILDGENSLTKLAQEVSGKYFDEILPVESSSGANDGSEFVQAKKDFPIILVGPGNDSSHGYDEYVDISQYLTSITYLQDVASQFVGVLVSTNI from the coding sequence ATGACAGATAATGAAAAAACTAGTATTTTACAGAATTTAATTCAGATCCCATCCGTAAACGATCACGAAGAAAAAGTGGCAGACTATATCATTTCTTTATTTGAACCTTATTCAGATAAAGTTCAAATAAAGAAAGTACCGTTTGCAGCTGGACGCACAAACTTAGTGATTACAATGGGCAATCCAGCTGGCAAACATCTTGGCTTTTCTGGTCACATGGATGTTGTTGATCCTGGAAACCTTGATCATTGGGAACATGATCCATTTTCTGGGGATGTAGATGCTGGCAAGTTATTTGGACGTGGCGCTTCTGATATGAAGAGTGGTTTAGCGGCGGCAATCATTATTATGCTGGATTTATTGGAAAGTGGAACTTCAATTGAAGGTCAAATTAAGTTATTAGCCACCGTAGGAGAAGAAACCGGTGAATATGGCGCGCATGTTTTGACTCAGCAGGGTTATGCTGATGATTTAGATGGGCTAATTATTACAGAGCCTCATATGGATGGCATCATCACTAGTTGTAAAGGCGTGATTGACTATCAAGTAACTTCAATTGGAAAGCCAGCTCACAGTTCCCGTCCGGATATGGGTGTGAATGCGATTGATAATTTAATGCAATTTTATCTAGCTGTTCAAAATTTAATGGGTCAGCATAACGAGGTCAATCCGACCTTGGGTAAGATGACCCATAGTATTGATATTATTGAAGGTGGCAAACAGGTAAATAGTGTTCCGGATTATGCGATGCTCAAAGGTAATATTCGTTCAATTCCTGAATATTCAAATGATCAAATTTTTGCAGACTTGCAACAAATTATCGATGAACTGAACGCAAATGATCCAAAAATGGATTTATCAATTAAGTTCATTTATCCGGAAGTGCCTATTCTTGATGGTGAAAACTCACTAACTAAATTGGCACAAGAAGTCAGTGGTAAGTACTTTGATGAAATTTTGCCTGTCGAAAGCTCTTCAGGAGCAAATGATGGTTCAGAGTTTGTTCAAGCTAAAAAAGATTTTCCAATTATTTTAGTTGGCCCGGGGAATGATTCTTCACATGGCTATGATGAATACGTAGATATTTCACAGTATCTAACGAGTATCACGTATTTGCAGGATGTTGCTAGTCAGTTTGTTGGTGTTTTGGTTTCTACTAATATTTAA
- a CDS encoding ABC transporter substrate-binding protein, producing the protein MKVQVVKDDTTGTNLFKGNKVQETAISGQTVSQFANSKNLNTHLISRMAFLEFNYKKSATSNENLSKAISLLLDRKTMTSKVLADGSVPALNMVPKGDSTDTANGKDFAGEVGNLLSYNIKDAQKDWKLAQKQLGKKKLTLTMLVDNTTTDKKVGQYIQGQAHKYLKGLTIDVKAMPHAQHIGVASNGGYDINLDGWTGDNQDPEEFLQLGNGEDPVNFTKWGDKHYTKLMNEIDDTNNHTTSERWALMQEADKYLMAKQGIVPLYQSTASHLVSKDVQGLTYSNQSGDALYQYASIK; encoded by the coding sequence ATCAAAGTTCAAGTTGTTAAAGATGATACAACCGGGACGAATTTATTTAAAGGAAACAAAGTTCAAGAAACTGCCATTTCTGGTCAGACAGTGAGTCAGTTTGCTAATTCAAAAAATTTAAACACGCATCTTATTTCACGGATGGCTTTCTTGGAATTTAACTACAAGAAATCTGCCACCAGCAATGAAAATCTTTCTAAAGCAATTAGTTTACTTTTGGATCGAAAAACCATGACTTCCAAGGTTTTGGCAGACGGCTCTGTACCAGCACTAAACATGGTACCAAAGGGTGATTCAACAGATACAGCCAATGGTAAAGATTTTGCAGGTGAGGTCGGCAATCTTCTTTCGTACAACATAAAGGATGCCCAAAAAGATTGGAAATTAGCTCAAAAACAATTGGGTAAGAAAAAACTTACGTTAACGATGTTAGTTGATAACACGACTACTGATAAAAAAGTTGGCCAATACATTCAAGGTCAGGCTCATAAATATTTAAAGGGTCTCACAATTGACGTCAAGGCTATGCCACATGCCCAACACATTGGTGTTGCTTCTAATGGTGGTTATGACATTAACTTAGATGGTTGGACAGGTGATAATCAAGATCCCGAAGAATTCCTTCAATTAGGCAATGGTGAAGATCCAGTTAACTTCACAAAGTGGGGCGACAAACACTATACCAAGTTGATGAACGAAATTGATGATACAAATAATCATACAACTAGCGAACGGTGGGCATTGATGCAAGAAGCTGACAAGTATCTGATGGCCAAACAAGGTATTGTGCCACTTTACCAAAGTACCGCAAGTCACTTAGTTAGCAAAGATGTCCAAGGGCTGACTTACTCCAATCAAAGTGGGGATGCATTATATCAATATGCTTCAATCAAATAA
- a CDS encoding TetR/AcrR family transcriptional regulator: protein MPKAKISRSHIIQASLKTLSTCQSLEHFSMRKVATTLDIDASTIYWYFANKQALLQAMADEITAEIAFPNTKLNWQEQLRQVFNNIFDVYTAHPHSAELMIETVPTSKVRLSLVNYIIEILVKAGFSESQAFSAMSTIDFFLAGLIIDLSKEKQLQSGLANKQDSYAHTQFQQVKKVSTDEKLEHIQNSLNNQNIHSPKRQFESGLKLILNGLMADLSPE, encoded by the coding sequence ATGCCAAAAGCAAAAATTTCACGTTCTCATATTATCCAAGCCTCATTAAAAACACTAAGTACTTGTCAGTCATTAGAACACTTTTCAATGCGCAAGGTCGCTACTACCCTTGATATTGATGCGTCGACCATTTATTGGTATTTTGCCAACAAACAAGCGCTACTGCAGGCTATGGCCGATGAAATAACCGCTGAGATTGCTTTCCCGAATACTAAGTTAAATTGGCAAGAGCAACTTAGACAAGTTTTTAACAACATTTTTGATGTTTACACTGCCCATCCCCATTCCGCTGAATTAATGATCGAGACAGTTCCTACCTCTAAAGTTCGATTAAGTTTAGTTAATTACATTATCGAAATCTTGGTGAAGGCTGGTTTTAGTGAATCGCAAGCGTTCTCAGCTATGTCGACCATTGATTTCTTCCTAGCCGGACTAATCATTGATCTCTCAAAAGAAAAGCAACTTCAATCTGGCCTTGCTAATAAACAAGATTCCTATGCCCATACGCAGTTTCAACAGGTTAAAAAAGTTAGCACAGATGAGAAATTAGAACACATTCAAAATTCACTCAACAATCAAAATATTCATTCGCCAAAACGCCAATTTGAGAGTGGCCTTAAACTCATATTAAACGGCTTGATGGCAGACCTATCACCAGAATAG
- a CDS encoding YolD-like family protein: MIIKRVDESVTEQFFKNDYHDRGMLKWGGFFLSDHTSAIKKMKKAEIPEKQLPEQPLEEISRRLQQAWIHKHLVHIQLKFRTNGERVESLTGMVSGYYEDEIVLADSEGELKSVSLEDICNVHEQSDSIDWKKLNLNA; this comes from the coding sequence ATGATTATTAAAAGGGTTGATGAATCAGTTACAGAACAATTTTTTAAAAACGATTATCATGATCGGGGTATGCTGAAGTGGGGTGGATTTTTTCTATCAGACCATACAAGTGCCATTAAAAAAATGAAAAAGGCTGAAATTCCAGAAAAACAATTACCAGAGCAACCGCTTGAAGAGATTAGTCGCCGATTACAACAAGCCTGGATTCATAAGCATTTAGTGCATATCCAGTTAAAATTTCGTACAAATGGAGAGCGAGTTGAGTCGCTGACAGGAATGGTTAGCGGGTATTATGAAGACGAGATAGTTTTAGCTGATTCTGAAGGTGAGCTAAAATCTGTAAGTCTTGAAGATATTTGTAATGTGCACGAACAAAGCGATTCGATCGATTGGAAAAAATTGAATTTAAATGCATAA
- a CDS encoding ABC transporter substrate-binding protein: MKKQFLAMGAILFSGILFAGCSSSSASSSPETMNVTLAGNPATADPNKGGDTNSGSLFAQTDEGLYKLDKNQKVVAGVATKIVKPTNNGKTYTFKIKKNAKWSNGKAITAQDFATSFQRQVDPNTKSQVANLLTYVKNYQAVQDGKVKPSALGVKALNKDTLQMQLSKPEPYLQTVLATSLYPVNSAYVKKYGSNYGSSSSKVVSSGAYKLVGWNGTKDTWTYKKNPYYWNAKQVKLS, from the coding sequence ATGAAAAAACAATTTTTAGCAATGGGAGCCATTTTATTTTCAGGAATTTTATTCGCAGGTTGTTCATCAAGTAGCGCAAGTAGTAGTCCGGAAACCATGAACGTAACCTTGGCTGGTAATCCTGCCACTGCCGATCCAAATAAAGGCGGCGATACCAATAGTGGTAGTCTCTTTGCCCAAACAGATGAAGGATTGTATAAACTAGATAAGAATCAAAAGGTGGTCGCTGGAGTTGCAACAAAAATTGTGAAGCCAACTAACAATGGCAAAACTTATACATTCAAGATTAAGAAAAATGCAAAGTGGTCAAACGGTAAGGCCATTACAGCTCAAGATTTTGCAACTTCTTTCCAACGCCAAGTTGATCCAAACACAAAATCACAAGTCGCTAATTTATTAACCTATGTGAAAAATTACCAGGCGGTTCAAGACGGAAAAGTGAAGCCATCTGCTTTAGGAGTCAAGGCGCTGAATAAAGATACATTACAGATGCAATTATCAAAACCAGAGCCTTATTTACAGACAGTTTTAGCCACATCTTTATACCCAGTTAATAGCGCATATGTTAAAAAATATGGTAGTAATTATGGTAGTTCTTCCAGTAAAGTGGTTTCCAGCGGTGCCTATAAGTTAGTCGGTTGGAACGGAACTAAGGATACTTGGACGTACAAGAAAAATCCTTATTATTGGAATGCTAAACAAGTTAAGTTAAGTTAA
- a CDS encoding excinuclease ABC subunit A, with protein MNYDREPHGVFFMIDNKSFYASVESVTRDKDPLESVLVVMSEADNTNGGLILASSPRAKEIFGITNVSRCRDLPDDKRLTVVPPRMNLYIKKNLAINKIFLQFVADEDCYPYSIDESILDMSKSWRLFGRTPLEVAKRIQTTVHEKLGLWTTVGIGENPVQAKLALDLMAKHDKELMGTLTYESFPEKIWPITDLKSVWSIGRRTAAHLVRIGIHSMDDLAHSNPYQLKAEFGIIGTQLLALAWGVDRSQLSDLIKPNDKSWGNSQVLARDYLVQREIETVIKEIGNQVASRMRHHRQQAGCVSLMIGFSYASAEANHKGGFAHSMRIEATESSDQINQYLIYLFRKTWDGEGIRNIAVSLSRLSANDGLQLNLFMNPHKQIKQDLMTRVLDKVHDQFGTTALVPASSLLHGATMLERASLVGGHNGGNSFD; from the coding sequence ATGAATTATGATCGAGAACCGCATGGAGTGTTTTTCATGATTGATAATAAATCATTTTATGCCAGTGTTGAATCCGTCACACGCGATAAGGATCCTTTGGAGTCGGTTTTAGTTGTGATGTCAGAGGCGGATAACACGAATGGGGGCCTTATTTTGGCGTCCTCACCGCGGGCAAAAGAAATCTTTGGAATTACTAACGTCTCTCGTTGTCGAGATCTGCCTGATGATAAACGTTTAACGGTGGTCCCACCACGAATGAATCTGTACATAAAAAAGAATTTAGCGATTAACAAAATCTTTTTACAATTTGTAGCAGACGAGGATTGTTATCCGTATTCAATTGATGAATCGATTTTAGATATGTCGAAATCTTGGCGTTTGTTTGGCCGAACCCCGTTAGAAGTTGCTAAACGAATTCAGACAACTGTTCACGAAAAATTAGGATTGTGGACAACGGTTGGAATTGGTGAGAATCCAGTGCAGGCAAAGCTAGCATTGGATTTAATGGCTAAACATGACAAGGAGCTTATGGGAACTTTAACTTATGAATCGTTTCCAGAAAAAATTTGGCCAATTACAGATTTGAAGTCTGTTTGGAGTATTGGACGACGAACAGCAGCTCATTTAGTGAGGATAGGGATTCATAGCATGGATGATTTGGCCCATTCAAATCCGTATCAACTAAAGGCGGAGTTTGGCATTATCGGTACCCAATTATTAGCTTTAGCGTGGGGGGTTGATCGAAGTCAATTATCAGATTTGATCAAACCAAATGATAAAAGTTGGGGAAACTCACAAGTTTTAGCTAGAGATTACTTGGTGCAGCGAGAAATTGAAACGGTTATTAAAGAAATTGGTAATCAGGTTGCTTCACGCATGCGACATCATCGCCAGCAGGCTGGCTGTGTAAGCTTAATGATTGGCTTTTCCTATGCGAGTGCAGAGGCTAATCATAAAGGCGGATTTGCCCATTCAATGCGAATTGAGGCCACAGAGAGTTCGGATCAGATCAATCAATATTTAATTTATCTATTTCGAAAAACATGGGATGGAGAAGGGATTCGTAACATTGCAGTTTCACTTTCCCGGTTGTCAGCAAACGATGGCCTGCAATTAAATTTGTTTATGAATCCCCATAAACAAATTAAACAAGATTTGATGACACGTGTACTAGACAAGGTGCATGATCAATTTGGAACGACAGCTTTAGTGCCAGCTAGCAGTTTGTTACATGGTGCAACGATGCTAGAACGAGCATCCTTAGTGGGTGGACATAATGGAGGGAATAGTTTTGATTGA
- a CDS encoding ABC transporter ATP-binding protein: MDILKIHARKYRGDILLALLTVVVMAAATLWQPKLLQEVINAILKNQNSKITTLGIYLIGIAVIGLLAGVFNTILSAKVAQSMSADIRETIFRKIETFSFGNIEKFQAGNLVVRLTNDVTQVQNLIMTTLQSLLRVPILFIGAFVLAIHTIPQLWWIILLLVVLVVAISAATFGQMGRHFGLMQGLIDRVNELAKENLIGVRVVKSFNQEENEKQRFNEVSDKLNEQNIFVGTLFSVLIPAFTLVGNLAVVAAIYFVGDLAKSDPGSVAAVASFVNYLMQVMFAIIIGGMMMTFSARAMVSLQRIREILNTEPDITYPDVPEQELMGAVSFKNVSFAYDNDETPTLKDINFEVQPGEMIGIVGATGSGKSTLAQMIPRLFDPQEGTIKVGGVDLKQVNERALRKAVAFVLQRAILFSGTIGDNLKQGKNDASEQDMDRASRIAQAAEFIDRLPERYDALVEERSANFSGGQKQRLSITRGVIGQPKILIMDDSTSALDAQSEKLVQEALNHELKGTTTFIIAEKIASVIQADRIFVMNDGQLVGEGTHENLVKHNRIYQEIYATQKGKEAI, from the coding sequence TTGGACATTTTAAAAATACATGCACGAAAATATCGGGGAGATATTTTGTTGGCGTTATTGACCGTAGTGGTGATGGCAGCGGCGACACTTTGGCAACCAAAATTACTTCAAGAAGTAATTAATGCCATTTTAAAGAATCAAAATAGTAAAATCACAACATTGGGGATTTATTTAATTGGGATTGCAGTAATTGGGCTGTTAGCCGGTGTTTTCAACACAATTTTATCTGCTAAAGTGGCTCAATCAATGAGTGCTGATATTCGGGAAACTATTTTTCGAAAAATTGAAACTTTTTCTTTTGGAAATATTGAAAAATTTCAGGCTGGAAATTTAGTTGTTCGATTAACAAATGATGTGACGCAGGTCCAAAATTTAATTATGACAACTTTGCAATCACTTTTACGGGTGCCCATTCTTTTTATTGGGGCCTTTGTTTTAGCAATTCATACGATCCCCCAACTGTGGTGGATCATCTTATTACTCGTCGTTTTGGTCGTTGCAATTTCTGCGGCAACGTTTGGCCAAATGGGGCGCCATTTTGGACTTATGCAGGGTCTAATTGATCGGGTAAATGAGCTAGCAAAAGAAAATTTAATTGGTGTGCGCGTTGTGAAATCATTTAATCAAGAAGAAAACGAAAAGCAACGTTTTAATGAAGTTTCAGATAAGTTAAATGAACAAAATATTTTCGTTGGAACTTTGTTTTCGGTACTGATTCCAGCCTTTACATTAGTTGGAAATTTAGCGGTCGTAGCAGCAATTTACTTTGTGGGCGACTTGGCTAAGAGCGATCCCGGAAGTGTTGCTGCAGTTGCTTCGTTTGTAAACTATCTTATGCAAGTTATGTTCGCCATCATTATTGGTGGGATGATGATGACATTTAGTGCACGGGCGATGGTTTCTTTGCAACGAATTCGTGAAATCCTAAATACAGAGCCAGATATTACCTATCCTGATGTACCGGAACAGGAATTAATGGGCGCCGTCTCGTTTAAAAATGTGTCATTTGCCTATGATAACGATGAGACTCCCACTTTAAAAGATATTAATTTTGAAGTTCAACCTGGTGAAATGATTGGAATTGTTGGGGCTACTGGATCCGGAAAATCAACTTTGGCTCAAATGATTCCTCGGCTATTTGATCCACAAGAAGGAACTATCAAAGTTGGTGGCGTTGATTTGAAGCAGGTGAATGAACGTGCTCTACGAAAGGCTGTCGCGTTTGTGTTGCAGCGGGCAATTCTTTTTTCTGGAACGATTGGTGATAACTTAAAACAAGGGAAAAATGATGCTTCCGAACAGGATATGGATCGAGCTAGTCGCATTGCACAAGCTGCCGAGTTTATTGATCGGTTACCGGAACGGTATGATGCGTTAGTAGAGGAGCGATCAGCCAATTTTTCAGGTGGACAAAAACAACGTTTATCAATTACACGTGGGGTGATTGGCCAGCCTAAAATTTTGATTATGGACGATTCTACTTCGGCTTTGGATGCCCAATCAGAAAAGCTGGTACAAGAGGCGTTAAACCATGAACTAAAAGGAACTACCACGTTTATTATTGCTGAGAAAATTGCTTCTGTTATTCAAGCAGATCGAATTTTTGTAATGAATGATGGCCAACTTGTTGGTGAGGGTACCCACGAGAATTTAGTTAAGCATAATCGTATTTATCAAGAAATATATGCAACTCAAAAAGGAAAGGAGGCAATCTAA
- a CDS encoding endonuclease III domain-containing protein encodes MEKITLKDLYTIMNTHMGPQVWLQDGTDWAESPWEVIYGAILVQNTNWKNVAPSLLKLKEATKFDPKRVENLPLDELTNLIRTSGFYTRKTQTIYNVCHWLEKYQFELPKIKAESQTKLRHELMSLKGIGNETADYILMYVLDKPSFMVDAYSRRLFGWLGCKLPSQYGQAQSLIESQLDFDLSEWQNFHALIVNYGKDVKKAADFNLSFLGQYAGQLKLT; translated from the coding sequence ATGGAAAAAATTACGTTAAAAGATTTATACACAATTATGAATACGCACATGGGGCCACAAGTTTGGCTCCAAGATGGGACAGATTGGGCCGAATCTCCCTGGGAAGTTATCTATGGGGCAATTTTGGTTCAAAATACTAATTGGAAAAATGTGGCGCCGAGCTTACTTAAACTAAAAGAGGCAACTAAGTTTGATCCAAAAAGGGTAGAAAATCTTCCTTTAGATGAGTTGACGAACTTGATTCGAACTAGTGGATTTTACACGCGTAAAACGCAGACTATTTATAATGTTTGTCACTGGCTAGAAAAATATCAATTTGAGCTTCCCAAAATAAAGGCGGAGTCACAAACAAAGTTACGTCATGAATTAATGAGCCTAAAGGGCATCGGTAATGAAACGGCCGACTACATTTTAATGTATGTGCTTGATAAACCTAGCTTCATGGTTGACGCATATTCTCGGCGCTTATTTGGTTGGCTTGGTTGCAAATTGCCGAGCCAATATGGGCAAGCTCAAAGCCTGATTGAGTCGCAATTAGATTTTGACTTGTCTGAGTGGCAAAATTTTCATGCATTAATTGTGAACTATGGAAAAGATGTAAAAAAAGCAGCCGATTTTAATTTGAGTTTTCTGGGACAATACGCCGGGCAACTTAAACTTACTTAG